Proteins co-encoded in one Coriobacterium glomerans PW2 genomic window:
- a CDS encoding DUF2232 domain-containing protein has protein sequence MMNEAPDPLRKQIIPAPPAGRSRQPHDAHAALCVLVGSILGIVSPLIGCCALGCGIREFMETRQLKGFALGALEGAAIAAASWFFDAGYAFSLAQGLLVALGVTWCMRDRRATALGISAVIASVACITMVAVSVIASMAGSNIAEFSIAYLLSTARETSGNGIEQTVFISSIAPIVQMLWPLQYVLEAAVQAGAVGLGVQVMRMRVDGTQSAARLSAFRAPGWSVAVLAVAIIGFGLSWAGVPYAHVLRVASATVAMSVRFIFAIQGFGIMFALFEHHRVGCAMRTMLVIIAVVVEMVSFVFSVVGLVDVWANFRSLLRIERPSSRNAM, from the coding sequence ATGATGAACGAGGCTCCGGATCCACTGCGAAAGCAGATCATACCTGCGCCGCCTGCGGGTCGTTCGAGGCAGCCTCATGATGCTCATGCGGCGCTGTGCGTGCTCGTGGGATCGATTCTGGGCATCGTCTCGCCTCTGATCGGCTGCTGCGCGCTGGGTTGCGGCATCCGCGAGTTCATGGAGACAAGGCAGCTCAAGGGCTTCGCGCTCGGCGCGCTGGAGGGCGCGGCCATCGCCGCGGCCTCTTGGTTCTTTGATGCGGGCTACGCCTTTTCCCTGGCGCAGGGGCTTCTCGTCGCACTTGGTGTGACGTGGTGCATGCGAGACCGCCGCGCGACGGCACTGGGGATCAGCGCCGTGATCGCATCGGTCGCCTGCATCACGATGGTGGCCGTCTCGGTCATCGCATCGATGGCGGGCTCGAACATCGCCGAGTTCTCTATCGCCTACCTTCTGTCGACGGCAAGGGAGACATCGGGAAACGGCATCGAGCAGACCGTGTTCATAAGCTCGATCGCGCCGATCGTCCAGATGCTGTGGCCTCTTCAGTATGTCTTGGAGGCCGCCGTCCAGGCAGGAGCGGTGGGCTTGGGGGTTCAGGTGATGCGCATGCGCGTCGACGGCACCCAGAGCGCAGCGCGTCTGAGCGCGTTTCGCGCTCCTGGTTGGTCGGTCGCGGTCCTCGCGGTGGCGATAATCGGATTCGGCCTCTCTTGGGCCGGTGTTCCATATGCGCATGTCCTGCGTGTCGCGAGCGCCACCGTTGCCATGAGCGTCAGGTTCATCTTCGCCATCCAGGGTTTCGGCATCATGTTCGCGCTCTTTGAACACCACAGGGTGGGATGCGCGATGCGCACCATGCTCGTCATCATCGCAGTCGTGGTCGAGATGGTGTCGTTTGTCTTCAGCGTCGTCGGTCTCGTCGACGTGTGGGCGAACTTCCGCAGTCTGCTGCGGATCGAGCGCCCCTCATCAAGAAACGCTATGTAA
- the rplI gene encoding 50S ribosomal protein L9 gives MKVVLLSELKGKGGEGDIVDVAQGYAENYLFPKKLAVAATKGNLKQLEERRSNIEKREAARIEQAGALKAALEGKQVIVDAKVGDEGILFGSVTAAMIAEAIQKQLDVEIDRKRVELGKPIKVAGVHEVVIGLYRDIRASVEVLIGITAEEADEQAKAQLAKDAAEGPATDGADAEEAEQPSEAEPTASSE, from the coding sequence ATGAAAGTCGTTCTTCTGAGCGAGCTCAAGGGCAAGGGCGGCGAGGGTGACATCGTTGATGTCGCTCAGGGATACGCCGAGAACTACCTGTTCCCGAAGAAGCTCGCCGTCGCCGCCACCAAGGGCAATCTGAAACAGCTCGAGGAGCGCCGCAGCAATATCGAGAAGCGCGAGGCCGCTCGTATCGAGCAGGCTGGCGCGCTCAAAGCAGCCCTTGAGGGCAAACAGGTCATCGTGGATGCCAAAGTCGGCGATGAGGGCATCCTGTTCGGATCGGTGACCGCGGCCATGATCGCAGAGGCGATCCAGAAGCAGTTGGACGTCGAGATCGATCGCAAGCGCGTCGAGCTCGGAAAGCCCATCAAGGTCGCGGGTGTCCACGAGGTCGTCATCGGTCTGTATCGCGATATTCGCGCTTCTGTGGAGGTCCTGATCGGCATCACCGCCGAGGAGGCGGACGAGCAGGCGAAAGCTCAGCTCGCAAAGGATGCCGCCGAGGGCCCTGCGACTGATGGGGCTGACGCAGAGGAAGCCGAGCAGCCCTCTGAGGCCGAGCCGACCGCGTCGAGCGAGTAA
- the dnaB gene encoding replicative DNA helicase, which yields MDVASTDYAWAPSTFVDRGSRQGLPNNPEAEANVLAAMILSGDVVEDATVELVPDDFYRPAHRTLFMAMQDMSARSLPIDSISLIDYLRSIDKLAAIGGEAYVLELIGQTLALVNWQHHAGIVRRDAMLREIIGATNQINALAFDAPLDTHEVIERAEGMLLSVTAREVKSSFQPLTAFMAEAYAEAEEVSLAGGVAQGVPTDFPSLDRLLLGLREGQLIIVGARPAVGKTSFSLNLALNAAAAGYRVGFFSLEMSGKEIAQRLICAQAMISISDFRCGNIRAEQWASINEATRDLSNLDILIDDTPGTTITEVRAKARRMLHNHERAVIILDYLQLVSPPPGRRAENRAVEVSEMSRALKIMAKDLKAPVIALSQLSRAVESRTGKRPQLSDLRESGSIEQDADIVMFLDRSSDEQEAQRPDRPDTGVTRIIVAKNRSGPTGEVDLMFIPASTKFYELDGVHGEV from the coding sequence ATGGACGTTGCGTCAACCGACTACGCATGGGCGCCGTCAACCTTCGTCGATCGCGGCTCTAGACAGGGTCTGCCGAACAATCCTGAAGCCGAGGCGAATGTTCTCGCAGCGATGATCCTGTCGGGCGATGTCGTGGAGGATGCCACCGTCGAGCTCGTACCCGATGACTTCTACCGGCCCGCGCACAGGACCCTGTTCATGGCGATGCAGGACATGAGCGCTCGCAGCCTTCCGATCGATTCCATCTCGCTCATCGATTACCTGCGCTCCATAGACAAGCTCGCCGCCATCGGCGGGGAGGCATACGTCTTGGAGCTCATAGGGCAGACGCTGGCGCTGGTGAATTGGCAGCACCACGCCGGCATCGTGCGGCGCGATGCCATGTTACGCGAGATCATCGGGGCCACGAATCAGATCAACGCCCTGGCCTTTGATGCGCCCCTCGACACGCATGAGGTCATCGAGCGCGCGGAGGGCATGCTCCTGTCGGTGACCGCACGCGAGGTCAAAAGCTCCTTTCAACCGCTCACCGCGTTCATGGCAGAAGCGTATGCCGAGGCTGAGGAGGTCAGCCTCGCAGGTGGCGTGGCGCAAGGCGTCCCCACTGATTTCCCGAGTCTCGACCGCTTGCTGCTGGGTCTGCGCGAGGGGCAGCTCATCATCGTGGGAGCCCGTCCCGCGGTGGGCAAAACGTCGTTCTCGCTCAATCTCGCGCTCAATGCCGCCGCGGCCGGTTACCGCGTCGGGTTCTTCTCGCTCGAGATGAGTGGAAAGGAGATCGCCCAGCGACTCATCTGCGCACAGGCTATGATCTCGATCTCAGATTTTCGCTGCGGCAATATTCGAGCCGAGCAATGGGCGAGCATCAATGAGGCGACCAGAGATCTGTCAAACCTCGACATCCTGATCGATGACACCCCCGGGACGACTATCACCGAGGTCAGAGCCAAGGCCCGCCGCATGCTCCATAACCACGAGCGAGCCGTCATCATCCTTGATTATCTGCAGCTCGTGAGCCCGCCCCCCGGCCGCCGCGCTGAGAACCGCGCCGTCGAGGTCTCCGAGATGAGCCGCGCGCTCAAGATCATGGCAAAGGATCTCAAGGCCCCCGTCATCGCCTTGTCGCAGCTATCCCGTGCAGTGGAATCGCGCACGGGGAAACGCCCGCAGCTTTCAGATCTTCGCGAGTCCGGATCCATCGAGCAGGATGCGGATATCGTCATGTTTCTGGACCGATCTTCTGACGAGCAGGAGGCCCAGCGCCCCGATCGTCCCGACACGGGGGTCACCCGAATCATCGTCGCGAAGAACCGCTCCGGCCCGACCGGTGAGGTCGATCTCATGTTCATCCCCGCTTCGACAAAGTTCTATGAGCTTGATGGCGTGCATGGAGAGGTCTGA
- the rpsR gene encoding 30S ribosomal protein S18 — MANDYAARQPRRKYCQFCKENTEHIDYKDIQLLRKYMTDRGKIKPRRVTGTCTQHQHDIANAIKRAREMALLPYTVPVVSARGERNRG; from the coding sequence ATGGCTAATGATTACGCAGCACGTCAGCCGCGTCGCAAGTACTGCCAGTTCTGCAAGGAGAACACCGAGCATATCGACTACAAGGATATTCAGCTTCTCCGCAAGTATATGACCGACCGCGGCAAGATCAAGCCGCGTCGGGTCACTGGCACCTGCACGCAGCATCAGCACGACATCGCCAACGCTATCAAGCGCGCGAGAGAGATGGCACTTCTTCCGTATACCGTCCCCGTGGTCTCCGCCCGCGGAGAGCGCAATCGCGGATAA
- the purD gene encoding phosphoribosylamine--glycine ligase, translated as MLEAKDDIDRSIDILLLGAGGREHAIASRLSASARAGALYIAPGNAGTAQVGENVELDESDPAAVCSFAREHGVGLVVIGPEAPLVAGVADAVRAAGIPCFGPGRDAARLEGSKSFSKRLMERASIPTARYAVFSEVNDALAYVREQGAPLVIKADGLAAGKGVTVAHELDQALDAVRACFSGSFGDAGSQVVIEEMLSGPECSLLAFTDGRVVRAMAPSQDHKRAWDGDRGPNTGGMGAVSPVPVVSDAERREMERILDAVMVALAEDGIEYRGCIYGGFMLTPSGPKVIEFNARFGDPETQVVLPRMEGDLLEIMLACARGGLDEVEIGWREDCALTVVLASAGYPGSYKTGKPISGIAAAEEIDGVTVFHAGTTRLGDRVVSSGGRVLAVTALGSTLSIARERAYAACEMIDFEGKVYRSDIGERALQGRSRRV; from the coding sequence ATGCTTGAAGCCAAAGATGACATCGATCGATCGATTGATATCCTGCTGCTGGGGGCAGGTGGTCGCGAGCATGCGATCGCATCCCGGCTCAGCGCGTCCGCGCGCGCCGGAGCCCTCTACATCGCACCCGGAAACGCCGGAACTGCGCAGGTCGGCGAGAACGTCGAGCTCGACGAGAGCGATCCCGCCGCGGTGTGCTCCTTCGCCCGCGAGCACGGGGTCGGCCTCGTGGTCATCGGGCCCGAGGCACCGCTTGTAGCCGGCGTCGCCGATGCCGTGCGCGCAGCCGGTATCCCCTGCTTCGGTCCCGGCCGCGATGCGGCTCGGCTCGAGGGCTCGAAGAGCTTCTCTAAGCGGCTCATGGAGCGCGCATCGATTCCCACGGCGCGCTATGCCGTGTTCTCTGAGGTGAACGACGCACTCGCCTATGTTCGCGAGCAGGGCGCCCCGCTCGTGATCAAGGCTGATGGCCTGGCAGCCGGCAAGGGTGTCACCGTGGCCCATGAGCTGGATCAGGCCCTCGACGCGGTTCGCGCATGCTTCTCGGGAAGCTTCGGCGACGCCGGCTCGCAGGTGGTCATCGAGGAGATGCTGAGCGGACCGGAGTGCTCGCTGCTCGCTTTCACCGACGGGCGCGTGGTGCGCGCCATGGCTCCCTCGCAGGATCATAAGCGCGCCTGGGACGGGGATCGAGGTCCCAACACCGGTGGCATGGGCGCCGTGAGCCCGGTGCCCGTCGTGAGCGACGCCGAGCGCAGGGAGATGGAGCGAATTCTCGATGCCGTCATGGTCGCTCTCGCCGAGGACGGCATCGAGTATCGCGGCTGCATCTACGGGGGCTTCATGCTCACCCCGAGCGGCCCCAAGGTGATCGAGTTCAACGCGCGGTTCGGTGATCCCGAGACGCAGGTGGTTCTGCCGCGCATGGAGGGCGATCTGTTGGAGATCATGCTCGCGTGCGCGCGCGGAGGTCTCGATGAGGTCGAGATCGGATGGCGCGAGGATTGCGCGCTCACGGTGGTGCTCGCCTCTGCCGGCTACCCGGGCTCCTACAAAACGGGCAAGCCGATCAGCGGCATCGCCGCAGCCGAGGAGATCGATGGCGTAACGGTCTTTCATGCGGGCACGACCCGTCTCGGCGATCGCGTGGTGAGCTCGGGGGGTCGCGTGCTGGCGGTGACAGCGCTGGGGTCGACGCTTTCGATCGCCCGTGAGCGCGCCTATGCGGCGTGCGAGATGATCGACTTCGAAGGCAAGGTATACAGGAGCGACATCGGCGAGCGCGCGCTTCAGGGTCGCTCCCGCCGGGTTTGA
- the rpsF gene encoding 30S ribosomal protein S6 translates to MKAYELLFFVDPALDVESRAAVMKRIDVAIADGSGKVDNVEEWGKRKLAYEINKLIEGDYTLINFHADPTQIAELDRVLRVTDAVQRHMIVRRDDQE, encoded by the coding sequence ATGAAGGCCTATGAACTGCTGTTCTTTGTTGACCCTGCATTGGATGTCGAATCGCGCGCCGCTGTCATGAAGCGCATCGATGTTGCGATCGCCGATGGCTCCGGCAAGGTTGACAACGTTGAGGAGTGGGGCAAGCGCAAGCTCGCCTACGAGATCAACAAGCTCATCGAAGGTGACTACACCCTCATCAACTTCCATGCAGATCCCACTCAGATCGCCGAGCTCGATCGCGTGCTTCGCGTCACGGACGCGGTGCAGCGCCATATGATCGTGCGGCGTGATGACCAAGAGTAG
- a CDS encoding DUF4013 domain-containing protein, which translates to MLYRQISFSTSWKRLLGQRDWFRPLLKIALLAWIPILGEIVVFGYGYERARLIAWGVDASSDRHGTDYRTLLHTGVRAFLVSFSMRAVLLCLPVLFFGLDLMRVPLPFFPLEAGSYRIYLLLDGGDDLLYPLLLVMLLLAGTFISVAAMRATIYDQFSAGWRIDRLLQMVARDLTGFFRTYGVALMSSALSFASIVLTGFIARIATRYLVYALSIVRYAQEQDMLSSLLITYFVPLLLLVVITLAFAYGLALLASIMQLVSISAMGQWFSGFEVDRWDVSSAPLPPAVIASGPGAPEPPRAPAAEATSPSASPAAPADTDRQPDPVPEPEPRVRQIPLAPMLGEASGNASESEPAHRV; encoded by the coding sequence ATGCTCTATAGACAAATAAGTTTCTCAACCTCTTGGAAGAGGCTGCTCGGGCAGAGAGACTGGTTCAGGCCCCTTTTGAAAATTGCCCTGCTGGCTTGGATTCCGATTCTTGGTGAGATCGTCGTCTTCGGATACGGCTACGAGCGGGCGCGGCTGATCGCATGGGGTGTTGATGCGTCATCTGACAGACACGGCACCGACTATCGAACGCTGCTGCACACCGGCGTTCGAGCCTTTTTGGTGTCATTCAGCATGCGCGCCGTGCTGCTTTGCCTTCCGGTGCTCTTTTTCGGACTTGACCTGATGCGGGTTCCGCTTCCGTTCTTTCCGCTGGAAGCCGGATCGTACCGCATCTATCTCCTGCTCGACGGCGGGGACGATCTGCTCTATCCGCTGTTGCTCGTCATGCTGTTGCTCGCTGGTACGTTCATCTCCGTCGCAGCCATGCGCGCGACGATCTACGACCAATTCAGCGCCGGCTGGCGCATCGATCGTCTGCTTCAGATGGTCGCGCGTGATCTCACCGGCTTCTTCAGGACCTATGGCGTCGCGCTCATGAGTTCCGCTCTCTCATTCGCCTCGATCGTCTTGACGGGATTCATCGCTCGGATCGCGACCCGCTACCTCGTGTACGCCTTGAGCATCGTGCGCTACGCGCAGGAGCAGGACATGCTCAGCTCTCTGCTCATCACGTACTTCGTTCCGCTCCTGCTGCTCGTCGTGATCACGCTCGCATTCGCCTATGGACTCGCGCTGCTCGCATCGATCATGCAGCTTGTCTCTATCAGCGCCATGGGGCAGTGGTTCAGCGGATTCGAGGTCGATCGCTGGGATGTCTCATCTGCGCCCCTGCCGCCAGCTGTCATAGCCTCAGGACCGGGCGCGCCCGAGCCCCCGCGCGCGCCGGCTGCCGAGGCCACCTCGCCGTCCGCGAGCCCGGCCGCCCCTGCGGATACGGATCGGCAGCCCGATCCCGTTCCGGAGCCGGAGCCGAGAGTCCGTCAGATACCGCTCGCTCCGATGCTTGGCGAGGCGAGCGGGAACGCTTCGGAGAGCGAGCCCGCTCATCGCGTTTGA
- a CDS encoding trimeric intracellular cation channel family protein — MPETMLFHVPAAAATIVTARATAPQLPVPLWLEMIAVIVASASGVLTAREHQLDFVGAIGLAIVCGLGGGLLRDMILQVGNVYILNQPLALPISVAAATTVFAFPVVVARRERIIAFLDIMSVGIYAVMGADKAMVYGFEPTVCIMMGFFTAVGGGMLRDICLGQTPAIFRRGNFYAIAAIAGAMSYVILIRVTGLYNIAALILGTLVTMGLRWLSLRYNIMSPTEIDLGRVVAISRRRRRTADGAAPARSSHSGDALADRRERILRDIGRRRDAEASTQRRRLWLLRRK, encoded by the coding sequence ATGCCTGAGACAATGCTTTTCCACGTGCCCGCCGCAGCGGCGACCATCGTTACCGCACGCGCGACGGCACCGCAGCTTCCCGTCCCGCTATGGCTCGAGATGATCGCGGTGATCGTCGCGTCCGCATCCGGTGTGCTCACAGCACGCGAGCACCAGCTCGATTTCGTCGGGGCCATCGGACTCGCCATCGTGTGCGGACTTGGCGGCGGGCTCCTACGAGATATGATCCTGCAGGTCGGCAACGTCTATATCCTGAATCAACCGCTTGCGTTGCCGATCTCTGTCGCTGCAGCGACGACCGTCTTCGCCTTTCCCGTCGTGGTGGCCAGACGCGAGCGCATCATTGCGTTTTTGGACATCATGTCGGTTGGGATCTACGCCGTCATGGGCGCAGACAAGGCGATGGTGTACGGATTCGAACCAACGGTCTGCATAATGATGGGATTTTTCACCGCTGTCGGAGGGGGCATGCTGCGCGATATATGCCTGGGCCAGACGCCGGCCATCTTCCGCCGGGGCAACTTCTATGCGATAGCCGCGATCGCAGGCGCCATGAGCTATGTCATTCTCATCAGAGTCACAGGTCTGTACAATATCGCAGCCCTCATCCTCGGTACGCTTGTGACCATGGGGCTTCGCTGGCTTTCCCTGCGGTACAACATCATGTCTCCGACCGAGATCGATCTCGGTCGGGTGGTGGCAATCTCTCGGCGCCGCAGGCGCACGGCAGATGGCGCCGCACCGGCGAGATCGTCTCACTCCGGCGATGCGCTCGCCGATCGACGCGAGCGCATCTTGCGTGATATCGGACGCAGACGCGACGCTGAGGCCAGCACTCAGCGCAGACGGCTTTGGTTGCTGCGGAGAAAATGA
- a CDS encoding adenylosuccinate synthase, which produces MASAILVGTQWGDEGKGKICDLIAPSFDCVVRYQGGNNAGHTIVVGEKRFGLHLVPSGVLYEHVIPMIGNGCVVDPSVLIQEIDMLEAEGVSCERLKVSGNAHIIMPYHLDLDGASERRLGKNLIGTTKRGIGPCYQDKAARIGLRMQDMLDPDIFSKKLACALDRANPELELLFGLPTYSVEQICEAYLPFAERLAPYICESSLVLNDLLDQGRSILFEGAQATLLDIDHGTYPFVTSSSCTAGGAITGSGVGMGHVERILGIAKAYVTRVGSGPFPTELSYEDEIGRQLTETGAEYGVTTGRRRRCGWFDGVIANYSARVNGLTDIALTKLDVLSELPIIKVCVAYECDGRRYTSVPEHQSAFHHARPVYEDLPGWQCDITRCRSFDELPDAARAYVHVIEDLAHTKVSIIAVGPDREQTIMRSWD; this is translated from the coding sequence ATGGCTTCAGCAATACTGGTCGGGACGCAATGGGGTGACGAGGGCAAGGGAAAGATCTGCGATCTGATAGCCCCCTCCTTCGATTGCGTCGTGCGCTACCAAGGTGGTAACAACGCCGGGCACACCATCGTTGTCGGCGAAAAGAGGTTCGGCCTCCATCTGGTGCCATCCGGCGTGCTCTACGAGCACGTCATCCCTATGATCGGCAACGGATGCGTCGTCGATCCGAGCGTGCTCATCCAGGAGATCGACATGCTCGAGGCCGAAGGCGTCAGCTGCGAGCGGTTGAAGGTCTCGGGCAATGCGCACATCATCATGCCCTATCACCTGGATCTTGACGGCGCCTCGGAGCGGCGCCTCGGGAAAAACCTCATCGGTACCACGAAGCGCGGCATCGGCCCATGCTACCAAGACAAGGCGGCGCGCATCGGCCTGCGCATGCAGGACATGCTCGACCCAGATATATTTAGCAAGAAGCTCGCTTGCGCGCTCGACAGAGCCAATCCGGAGCTGGAGCTGCTCTTCGGCTTGCCCACCTACAGCGTGGAGCAGATCTGCGAGGCGTACCTGCCTTTCGCCGAGCGGTTGGCTCCCTACATCTGCGAGAGCTCGCTTGTACTCAACGACTTGCTCGATCAGGGGAGATCCATCTTGTTCGAGGGAGCTCAGGCGACGCTTCTGGATATCGACCATGGAACGTATCCCTTCGTCACATCCTCGAGTTGCACGGCGGGTGGAGCTATCACCGGATCCGGCGTCGGCATGGGTCATGTCGAGCGGATCCTCGGCATCGCCAAGGCCTATGTGACCCGCGTGGGGTCCGGGCCGTTCCCCACCGAGCTCTCCTATGAGGACGAGATCGGTCGGCAGCTGACTGAGACCGGTGCGGAATACGGCGTCACAACCGGTCGCCGCCGCCGCTGCGGGTGGTTCGATGGCGTTATCGCCAATTACTCGGCGCGCGTGAACGGTTTGACCGATATCGCGCTCACGAAGCTCGATGTTCTGTCCGAGCTGCCGATCATCAAGGTGTGCGTGGCCTATGAGTGCGACGGTCGCCGCTACACCTCGGTGCCGGAGCATCAAAGCGCCTTCCATCATGCGCGCCCCGTCTACGAGGATCTGCCGGGATGGCAGTGCGACATCACGAGATGCCGGTCCTTTGACGAGCTGCCCGACGCCGCCCGGGCCTACGTGCACGTCATCGAGGACCTCGCGCACACCAAGGTGTCCATCATAGCTGTGGGGCCTGATCGCGAGCAGACCATCATGCGCAGCTGGGACTGA
- a CDS encoding NUDIX hydrolase, with protein MSDTTGDSGSEAGDARSASCGRSKDDHVADSEPDVRDAEHEGLVLGDEDEHDVELHEDILTQDTVWSGKIFNVETSDVRLPNGRCSQRDVVRHVGAVAIVALTETGKIALVRQYRTALDRVTVEIPAGKIDPGEEPLEAARRELKEETGFVPGRIAYLTTIATSPGFTDELIHLYFATQLELGDACPDEDEFLNVDLVDVHELVDAVLDGKIEDAKTVIGALACDVMAHRLEQELSQPHEDTSAACDERDI; from the coding sequence ATGAGCGACACAACTGGAGATAGCGGCTCTGAAGCCGGGGATGCACGGTCGGCTTCTTGTGGCCGGTCGAAAGACGACCATGTCGCCGATTCGGAGCCCGACGTCCGCGACGCCGAGCACGAGGGTCTTGTCTTGGGCGATGAAGACGAGCATGATGTCGAGCTTCACGAAGACATTCTCACGCAGGACACCGTCTGGTCCGGCAAGATCTTCAATGTGGAGACCTCCGATGTACGGCTTCCCAACGGGCGCTGCTCACAGCGCGATGTCGTGCGCCACGTGGGCGCGGTCGCCATCGTCGCGCTCACCGAGACGGGCAAGATCGCCCTGGTGCGCCAATACCGGACCGCTCTTGACCGTGTGACCGTGGAGATACCGGCCGGCAAGATCGATCCGGGTGAGGAGCCGTTGGAAGCCGCTCGCCGCGAACTCAAGGAGGAGACCGGCTTCGTGCCCGGTCGCATCGCGTATCTGACGACGATCGCCACCTCTCCCGGGTTCACCGACGAGCTCATTCATCTGTATTTCGCCACGCAGCTCGAGCTCGGCGACGCCTGTCCCGATGAGGATGAGTTCCTGAATGTGGATCTCGTCGACGTGCACGAGCTTGTCGACGCGGTGCTCGACGGCAAGATCGAGGACGCGAAGACGGTGATAGGCGCGCTCGCATGCGATGTCATGGCGCACCGCCTCGAGCAGGAGCTTTCACAGCCACATGAGGACACGTCAGCGGCTTGCGATGAGCGCGATATCTAA
- a CDS encoding single-stranded DNA-binding protein has product MSINRVNISGNLTRDPDLRMTQGGTQVLSFGVAVNDRRRNPQSGEWEDYPNFVDCTMFGARAEAISRYLSKGAKVAIEGKLRYSSWERDGQRRSKLEVIVDEIEFLSRTQQGRSEGGYASAPTSAPSAPSAAPVQAPPSVEVYDEDIPF; this is encoded by the coding sequence ATGAGCATCAATCGAGTGAACATCTCCGGCAACCTGACCCGCGATCCCGATTTGCGCATGACGCAGGGCGGCACGCAGGTCCTCTCCTTCGGCGTGGCCGTCAACGACCGTCGGCGCAACCCGCAGAGCGGGGAATGGGAGGACTACCCCAACTTCGTGGATTGCACGATGTTCGGTGCTCGCGCCGAGGCGATCTCCCGCTACCTGTCCAAGGGCGCGAAGGTCGCCATCGAGGGAAAGCTGCGCTACAGCAGCTGGGAGCGCGACGGCCAGCGCCGAAGCAAGCTCGAGGTCATCGTCGACGAGATCGAGTTCCTCTCCCGCACTCAGCAGGGCCGCTCCGAGGGCGGATACGCCTCCGCTCCCACAAGCGCCCCCTCAGCACCGAGCGCGGCACCTGTGCAGGCTCCGCCCTCGGTCGAGGTCTACGATGAGGACATCCCGTTTTAA